A window of Ictidomys tridecemlineatus isolate mIctTri1 chromosome 1, mIctTri1.hap1, whole genome shotgun sequence contains these coding sequences:
- the LOC120885692 gene encoding butyrophilin subfamily 1 member A1-like isoform X3 yields the protein MQFFCVGSWTCLLSLLLPWPGAGTGMAPHVHVEPDAAWGIRLTCTSTGWYPEPQVQWKGRQGLHFTQAYETVKTEETGTFQVQASITVDERSTGNLSCVVRNPLLGEQKEAYVSLAGALFPKDWSWTMGLCVFLVFLEVSLVVTCALLMRARRAKSLLKEQHELLKKQREKTEDENAKLEEECGRVKKELAHRKRLAEAELKKIQRFAADITLDAATAHPYLAVTDDGKCVTYVPERQDVPDNPERFDTLVGVLGLNRFSGGDHYWEVGVAGKSMWAVGLCLESVRRKGQYTKACPETGFWILRLQNGECSAFATPRTVVTREPLSRLGVFLEYEKGLISFYNVTEFVILFTFKSNFKSEPLRPYFYPGTVSAEKTNGLSILKV from the exons ATGCAGTTCTTCTGTGTGGGCAGCTGGACATGCTtgctctccctccttcttccctggCCAGGTGCAG gcACCGGCATGGCTCCTCATGTTCACGTGGAACCTGACGCAGCCTGGGGCATCAGGCTGACCTGCACGTCCACGGGGTGGTACCCTGAGCCCCAGGTGCAGTGGAAGGGCAGGCAGGGACTGCACTTCACACAAGCCTATGAGACAGTGAAAACGGAAGAGACTGGCACATTTCAGGTGCAGGCATCCATCACAGTGGACGAGAGGTCAACAGGAAACTTGTCCTGTGTTGTAAGGAACCCGCTCCTCGGCGAGCAGAAGGAAGCATATGTGTCCCTGGCAG GTGCCTTGTTTCCCAAGGACTGGTCCTGGACGATGGGGCTGTGTGTGTTCCTGGTCTTCCTGGAAGTCAGCCTGGTGGTCACCTGTGCTCTGCTGATGCGGGCCAGAAGAGCCAAAA GTTTGCTCAAGGAGCAGCACG agtTGTTGAAAAAACAAAGAG agaaaacagaagatgAGAATG ctAAATTAGAAGAGGAATGCG gTAGAGTCAAAAAAGAACTTG CACATAGAAAACGCCTTGCGGAAGCTG AACTAAAGAAGATTCAAAGATTTGCAG CAGACATAACACTGGATGCAGCCACCGCTCACCCTTACCTGGCCGTGACAGATGATGGGAAATGTGTGACATACGTGCCCGAGAGGCAGGACGTACCCGACAACCCTGAGCGATTTGACACACTGGTGGGCGTGCTGGGTCTAAACCGCTTCTCTGGTGGAGatcactactgggaggtgggagtggCAGGCAAAAGCATGTGGGCCGTCGGGCTATGCTTGGAGTCCGTCAGGCGGAAGGGCCAGTACACCAAGGCCTGTCCTGAAACCGGCTTCTGGATTCTTCGCCTGCAGAACGGCGAGTGCTCGGCTTTTGCCACACCCCGCACAGTGGTTACCCGAGAACCCCTCTCACGGCTGGGGGTTTTTCTGGAGTACGAAAAAGGGTTGATCTCTTTCTACAATGTCACCGAGTTTGTCATTCTCTTCACCTTCAAGAGCAAC
- the LOC120885692 gene encoding butyrophilin subfamily 1 member A1-like isoform X1, with product MQFFCVGSWTCLLSLLLPWPGAGQFLVIGPSSPITVIVGEEAMFSCHLSPSMDAQNMEVTWRHTNKSGLVHNYRNSHDKDQQHPENQGKAEILRENITRGQVALRIHNIHPADEGDYRCFFLSSTYHNEAHFKVLVTGTGMAPHVHVEPDAAWGIRLTCTSTGWYPEPQVQWKGRQGLHFTQAYETVKTEETGTFQVQASITVDERSTGNLSCVVRNPLLGEQKEAYVSLAGALFPKDWSWTMGLCVFLVFLEVSLVVTCALLMRARRAKSLLKEQHELLKKQREKTEDENAKLEEECGRVKKELAHRKRLAEAELKKIQRFAADITLDAATAHPYLAVTDDGKCVTYVPERQDVPDNPERFDTLVGVLGLNRFSGGDHYWEVGVAGKSMWAVGLCLESVRRKGQYTKACPETGFWILRLQNGECSAFATPRTVVTREPLSRLGVFLEYEKGLISFYNVTEFVILFTFKSNFKSEPLRPYFYPGTVSAEKTNGLSILKV from the exons ATGCAGTTCTTCTGTGTGGGCAGCTGGACATGCTtgctctccctccttcttccctggCCAGGTGCAG GGCAGTTCCTCGTGATTGGACCAAGCTCACCCATCACTGTCATAGTGGGAGAAGAGGCCATGTTTTCCTGTCACCTCAGCCCTTCCATGGATGCTCAGAACATGGAGGTGACATGGCGCCATACAAACAAATCAGGCCTGGTACATAACTATAGGAATTCCCATGACAAGGACCAGCAGCACCCAGAGAACCAAGGGAAGGCAGAGATCCTGAGGGAGAACATCACCAGGGGGCAGGTGGCCCTGAGGATCCACAACATTCACCCTGCAGATGAAGGGGACTACAGATGTTTCTTTTTAAGCTCCACCTACCACAATGAAGCACATTTCAAAGTGTTGGTCACAG gcACCGGCATGGCTCCTCATGTTCACGTGGAACCTGACGCAGCCTGGGGCATCAGGCTGACCTGCACGTCCACGGGGTGGTACCCTGAGCCCCAGGTGCAGTGGAAGGGCAGGCAGGGACTGCACTTCACACAAGCCTATGAGACAGTGAAAACGGAAGAGACTGGCACATTTCAGGTGCAGGCATCCATCACAGTGGACGAGAGGTCAACAGGAAACTTGTCCTGTGTTGTAAGGAACCCGCTCCTCGGCGAGCAGAAGGAAGCATATGTGTCCCTGGCAG GTGCCTTGTTTCCCAAGGACTGGTCCTGGACGATGGGGCTGTGTGTGTTCCTGGTCTTCCTGGAAGTCAGCCTGGTGGTCACCTGTGCTCTGCTGATGCGGGCCAGAAGAGCCAAAA GTTTGCTCAAGGAGCAGCACG agtTGTTGAAAAAACAAAGAG agaaaacagaagatgAGAATG ctAAATTAGAAGAGGAATGCG gTAGAGTCAAAAAAGAACTTG CACATAGAAAACGCCTTGCGGAAGCTG AACTAAAGAAGATTCAAAGATTTGCAG CAGACATAACACTGGATGCAGCCACCGCTCACCCTTACCTGGCCGTGACAGATGATGGGAAATGTGTGACATACGTGCCCGAGAGGCAGGACGTACCCGACAACCCTGAGCGATTTGACACACTGGTGGGCGTGCTGGGTCTAAACCGCTTCTCTGGTGGAGatcactactgggaggtgggagtggCAGGCAAAAGCATGTGGGCCGTCGGGCTATGCTTGGAGTCCGTCAGGCGGAAGGGCCAGTACACCAAGGCCTGTCCTGAAACCGGCTTCTGGATTCTTCGCCTGCAGAACGGCGAGTGCTCGGCTTTTGCCACACCCCGCACAGTGGTTACCCGAGAACCCCTCTCACGGCTGGGGGTTTTTCTGGAGTACGAAAAAGGGTTGATCTCTTTCTACAATGTCACCGAGTTTGTCATTCTCTTCACCTTCAAGAGCAAC
- the LOC120885692 gene encoding butyrophilin subfamily 1 member A1-like isoform X2 — MQFFCVGSWTCLLSLLLPWPGAGQFLVIGPSSPITVIVGEEAMFSCHLSPSMDAQNMEVTWRHTNKSGLVHNYRNSHDKDQQHPENQGKAEILRENITRGQVALRIHNIHPADEGDYRCFFLSSTYHNEAHFKVLVTGTGMAPHVHVEPDAAWGIRLTCTSTGWYPEPQVQWKGRQGLHFTQAYETVKTEETGTFQVQASITVDERSTGNLSCVVRNPLLGEQKEAYVSLAGALFPKDWSWTMGLCVFLVFLEVSLVVTCALLMRARRAKSLLKEQHELLKKQREKTEDENAKLEEECGRVKKELAHRKRLAEAELKKIQRFADITLDAATAHPYLAVTDDGKCVTYVPERQDVPDNPERFDTLVGVLGLNRFSGGDHYWEVGVAGKSMWAVGLCLESVRRKGQYTKACPETGFWILRLQNGECSAFATPRTVVTREPLSRLGVFLEYEKGLISFYNVTEFVILFTFKSNFKSEPLRPYFYPGTVSAEKTNGLSILKV; from the exons ATGCAGTTCTTCTGTGTGGGCAGCTGGACATGCTtgctctccctccttcttccctggCCAGGTGCAG GGCAGTTCCTCGTGATTGGACCAAGCTCACCCATCACTGTCATAGTGGGAGAAGAGGCCATGTTTTCCTGTCACCTCAGCCCTTCCATGGATGCTCAGAACATGGAGGTGACATGGCGCCATACAAACAAATCAGGCCTGGTACATAACTATAGGAATTCCCATGACAAGGACCAGCAGCACCCAGAGAACCAAGGGAAGGCAGAGATCCTGAGGGAGAACATCACCAGGGGGCAGGTGGCCCTGAGGATCCACAACATTCACCCTGCAGATGAAGGGGACTACAGATGTTTCTTTTTAAGCTCCACCTACCACAATGAAGCACATTTCAAAGTGTTGGTCACAG gcACCGGCATGGCTCCTCATGTTCACGTGGAACCTGACGCAGCCTGGGGCATCAGGCTGACCTGCACGTCCACGGGGTGGTACCCTGAGCCCCAGGTGCAGTGGAAGGGCAGGCAGGGACTGCACTTCACACAAGCCTATGAGACAGTGAAAACGGAAGAGACTGGCACATTTCAGGTGCAGGCATCCATCACAGTGGACGAGAGGTCAACAGGAAACTTGTCCTGTGTTGTAAGGAACCCGCTCCTCGGCGAGCAGAAGGAAGCATATGTGTCCCTGGCAG GTGCCTTGTTTCCCAAGGACTGGTCCTGGACGATGGGGCTGTGTGTGTTCCTGGTCTTCCTGGAAGTCAGCCTGGTGGTCACCTGTGCTCTGCTGATGCGGGCCAGAAGAGCCAAAA GTTTGCTCAAGGAGCAGCACG agtTGTTGAAAAAACAAAGAG agaaaacagaagatgAGAATG ctAAATTAGAAGAGGAATGCG gTAGAGTCAAAAAAGAACTTG CACATAGAAAACGCCTTGCGGAAGCTG AACTAAAGAAGATTCAAAGATTTGCAG ACATAACACTGGATGCAGCCACCGCTCACCCTTACCTGGCCGTGACAGATGATGGGAAATGTGTGACATACGTGCCCGAGAGGCAGGACGTACCCGACAACCCTGAGCGATTTGACACACTGGTGGGCGTGCTGGGTCTAAACCGCTTCTCTGGTGGAGatcactactgggaggtgggagtggCAGGCAAAAGCATGTGGGCCGTCGGGCTATGCTTGGAGTCCGTCAGGCGGAAGGGCCAGTACACCAAGGCCTGTCCTGAAACCGGCTTCTGGATTCTTCGCCTGCAGAACGGCGAGTGCTCGGCTTTTGCCACACCCCGCACAGTGGTTACCCGAGAACCCCTCTCACGGCTGGGGGTTTTTCTGGAGTACGAAAAAGGGTTGATCTCTTTCTACAATGTCACCGAGTTTGTCATTCTCTTCACCTTCAAGAGCAAC